A region of Massilia sp. WG5 DNA encodes the following proteins:
- a CDS encoding DnaJ domain-containing protein, whose product MENLYAILGVAPNATDDDIKKVYRSLAMRYHPDRNQAPGAEARFKAVSKAYEVLSDPVKRAEYNQSVNHRIVLDAEGEAFELWRSVFALNGVNLPH is encoded by the coding sequence GTGGAAAATTTATACGCGATCCTCGGCGTCGCGCCGAATGCGACGGACGACGACATCAAGAAAGTCTATCGCTCGCTGGCGATGCGCTACCACCCGGACCGCAACCAGGCTCCGGGCGCCGAAGCGCGCTTCAAGGCCGTCTCCAAGGCCTACGAGGTCCTGTCGGACCCGGTCAAGCGCGCCGAATATAACCAGAGCGTCAACCACCGCATCGTGCTGGATGCCGAAGGCGAGGCCTTCGAGCTGTGGCGCTCGGTGTTCGCGCTGAACGGCGTGAACTTGCCGCATTAA
- a CDS encoding cation:proton antiporter, whose amino-acid sequence MQEQHPFPFLREILLFLSLAGILIPTLQRLRINQVLGFLAVGTLFGPFGLGRMARDVPILAWLTFPNNEDVAMLAELGVLFLMFMIGLELSAARLWAMRRWVFGAGSASVALCALLIGGAVFLLLGQSMAASMVLGLVLSLSSTAVVMQLLSERQTTGTPLGQAAFAVLMLQDLAVVPILILIGALGGNGSGGGGNVALIALLAMGKAALAIALIYLVGGRVVHPLFRAFARHRQPDVFMALILLSTFGIASLSQMAGLSMALGALIAGLLLAETEFKHEVELMVEPFKGLLMGLFFMTVGMGMDPLQIVHAPLWLACAVALLVLLKALVIAPVLRLGGLPWGRAVEGALLLGQGGEFAFIVIGYAVGSKLLDPGLGGRVMLAVGLSLFLTPLLARIGRTIGERAESQAREQETQQAQAELEDARGRVIIAGFGRVGQQLAKLLASQGIPYVAFENDAKLVSKLHAEGIPVYFGNASRPELLRRVHADEAPVIVLTMDHPSSALQAVRGIRREFPHARLFARSRDEKHARALKLAGASVVVPETLEASLQLSAFVLESMGLDERLVDNIVDRERDQFAQALTAPGVSP is encoded by the coding sequence GTGCAAGAGCAACACCCCTTCCCCTTTCTGCGCGAAATCCTGCTGTTCCTCAGCCTCGCCGGGATCCTGATTCCGACCTTGCAGCGCCTGCGCATCAACCAGGTGCTGGGCTTCCTGGCGGTCGGCACGCTGTTCGGGCCCTTCGGCCTGGGGCGCATGGCGCGGGACGTGCCGATACTGGCCTGGCTGACCTTCCCCAACAACGAAGACGTCGCCATGCTGGCCGAACTCGGGGTGCTGTTCCTGATGTTCATGATCGGCCTGGAGCTGTCGGCGGCACGCCTGTGGGCGATGCGGCGCTGGGTGTTCGGCGCCGGCTCGGCGTCGGTGGCGCTGTGCGCGCTGCTGATCGGCGGCGCGGTGTTCCTGCTGCTGGGGCAGTCGATGGCGGCGTCGATGGTGCTGGGCCTGGTGCTGTCGCTGTCTTCCACCGCGGTCGTGATGCAGCTCCTGAGCGAGCGCCAGACCACCGGCACGCCGCTGGGCCAGGCGGCGTTCGCGGTGCTGATGCTGCAAGACCTGGCCGTGGTGCCGATCCTGATCCTGATCGGCGCCCTGGGTGGGAACGGAAGCGGCGGCGGCGGGAACGTGGCCCTCATCGCGCTGCTGGCGATGGGCAAGGCGGCGCTGGCGATCGCCCTGATCTACCTGGTCGGCGGACGCGTGGTCCATCCGCTGTTCCGCGCCTTCGCCCGGCACCGCCAGCCGGACGTGTTCATGGCCCTGATCCTGCTGTCGACCTTCGGCATCGCCAGCCTGTCGCAAATGGCCGGATTGTCGATGGCGCTGGGCGCCCTGATCGCCGGCCTGCTGCTGGCCGAGACCGAGTTCAAGCATGAGGTCGAGCTGATGGTCGAGCCCTTCAAGGGCCTGCTGATGGGCCTGTTCTTCATGACGGTCGGGATGGGCATGGACCCGCTGCAGATCGTCCACGCGCCGCTGTGGCTGGCCTGCGCGGTCGCCCTGCTGGTGCTGCTCAAGGCGCTCGTGATCGCGCCGGTGCTGCGCCTGGGCGGCCTGCCCTGGGGTCGCGCCGTCGAGGGCGCGCTGCTGCTGGGCCAGGGCGGCGAATTCGCCTTCATCGTGATCGGCTATGCGGTCGGCTCGAAGCTGCTCGATCCTGGCCTGGGCGGACGCGTCATGCTGGCGGTCGGCCTGTCGCTGTTCCTGACGCCGCTGCTGGCGCGGATCGGGCGCACGATCGGCGAGCGTGCCGAAAGCCAGGCGCGCGAACAGGAAACGCAGCAGGCGCAGGCCGAGCTCGAAGACGCGCGCGGACGCGTGATCATCGCCGGCTTCGGCCGCGTCGGCCAGCAACTGGCCAAGCTGCTCGCAAGCCAGGGCATCCCCTACGTCGCCTTCGAGAACGACGCCAAGCTGGTGTCGAAGCTGCATGCCGAGGGTATCCCCGTTTACTTCGGCAATGCCTCGCGCCCGGAGCTGCTGCGCCGCGTGCACGCCGACGAGGCCCCCGTCATCGTGCTGACCATGGACCACCCGTCCTCGGCCCTGCAGGCGGTGCGCGGGATCCGGCGCGAGTTCCCGCACGCGCGCCTGTTCGCGCGCTCGCGCGACGAGAAGCATGCGCGCGCCCTGAAGCTGGCCGGCGCCAGCGTGGTGGTGCCGGAGACGCTGGAGGCCAGCCTGCAGTTGTCGGCCTTCGTGCTGGAATCGATGGGCCTGGACGAGCGCCTGGTCGACAACATCGTCGACCGCGAGCGCGACCAGTTTGCGCAGGCGCTGACGGCGCCGGGCGTCAGCCCGTAG
- a CDS encoding MFS transporter, producing MGTSHPPIAAGSPEFRRINRAMVFGGFSTFALLYCVQPLMPLLARDFRLTPAQSSLAVSMATGALAVSLLASSVLSERYGRKPLMAGSMFCGGVLTLLAAFAHGYGQLLVLRALLGLLLGGMPALAMAYLSEEIAAPSLGHSMGLYIGGSAFGGMSGRVLASVISDFYDWRIALGIMGAAGLYAAWEFKRSLPASRNFRGGQGGWRALFSGTARHMGDAGLPWLFSLAFLLMGAFISMYNYIGYRLLAPAYGLSQSAVGALSILYLLGIFSSVWAGKLADRLGRRNVLWLVMLVMLGGLLLTLAGPVLLIVLGMGLFTFGFFASHSVCSSWVGRRARPPQALASALYLFFYYLGSSVVGWLSGIVLAHAGWPGFVGTLGAILLAALAVALKLRGLAPLEPARAA from the coding sequence GTGGGCACGTCCCATCCCCCGATCGCCGCCGGCAGCCCCGAATTCAGGCGCATCAACCGCGCCATGGTGTTCGGCGGCTTCTCGACTTTCGCTCTCCTGTACTGCGTGCAGCCGCTGATGCCGCTGCTGGCCCGCGATTTCAGGCTCACGCCGGCGCAGAGCAGCCTGGCGGTGTCGATGGCCACCGGCGCGCTCGCGGTATCGCTGCTGGCGTCCAGCGTGTTGTCGGAGCGTTATGGCCGCAAGCCGCTGATGGCCGGCTCGATGTTCTGCGGCGGCGTGCTGACCCTGCTGGCGGCGTTCGCCCACGGCTATGGCCAGCTGCTGGTCCTGCGTGCGCTGCTCGGGCTGCTGCTGGGCGGGATGCCGGCGCTGGCCATGGCCTACCTGAGCGAGGAGATCGCCGCTCCCTCGCTGGGCCACTCGATGGGCCTGTACATCGGCGGCAGCGCCTTCGGCGGCATGAGCGGACGGGTGCTGGCCTCCGTGATCAGCGACTTCTACGACTGGCGCATCGCGCTCGGGATCATGGGCGCGGCGGGGCTGTACGCGGCCTGGGAGTTCAAGCGCAGCCTGCCGGCTTCCCGAAACTTCCGCGGCGGCCAAGGGGGCTGGCGCGCGCTGTTCAGCGGCACGGCCAGACACATGGGCGATGCCGGGCTGCCCTGGCTGTTCTCGCTCGCCTTCCTGCTGATGGGCGCCTTCATCAGCATGTACAACTACATCGGCTACCGCCTGCTGGCGCCAGCCTACGGCCTGAGCCAGAGCGCGGTCGGGGCGCTGTCGATCCTGTACCTGCTGGGCATCTTCAGCTCGGTCTGGGCCGGCAAGCTGGCCGACCGCCTGGGCCGGCGCAACGTCCTGTGGCTGGTCATGCTGGTGATGCTCGGCGGCCTGCTGCTGACCCTGGCCGGTCCGGTGCTGCTCATCGTGCTCGGCATGGGACTGTTCACCTTCGGCTTCTTCGCCTCGCATTCCGTGTGCAGCAGCTGGGTCGGACGGCGCGCGCGGCCGCCGCAGGCGCTGGCGTCGGCGCTCTACCTGTTCTTTTATTACCTGGGGTCGAGCGTGGTCGGCTGGCTGTCGGGCATCGTCCTCGCCCACGCCGGCTGGCCGGGCTTCGTCGGCACGCTCGGCGCGATCCTGCTGGCGGCGCTGGCGGTGGCCTTGAAGCTGCGCGGCCTGGCGCCGCTGGAACCGGCCCGCGCTGCCTGA
- a CDS encoding glutamine--tRNA ligase/YqeY domain fusion protein: MSNEKNSAAAATPAPSSNFVRAIVESDLASGAHQREGLPSVITRFPPEPNGYLHVGHAKSICLNFGLARDYQGRCNLRFDDTNPEKEDQEYVDTIMDSVKWLGFSWEQGGQEHLHYASDYFDKLYEMAEYLIKEGKAYVDSQSAEDMSRNRGNFGTPGTNSPFRNRPVEESLQILRDMKAGKYKDGEHVLRAKMSEDAMSSPIMTNRDPALYRIRHAHHHRTGDAWCIYPMYDYTHPISDALENITHSLCTLEFQDHRPFYDWLVDTLAEGGFFQRPVPRQYEFSRLNLTYVVMSKRKLRQLVDENIVSGWDDPRMPTIVGLRRRGYTPESIQLFCERIGVSKADGWIDMSTLEGALRDDLDPKAPRAIAVLRPLKLIVDNFPEGGLVECSAPVHPHHPEMGARSFPFTKELWIEQEDFMETPTKGYHRFTPPVDGKPGARVRLKYGFVVECTGYDKDADGKVTAVHVNYFEDSKSGTPGADNYKVKGNITWVSASHGFAAEVRLYDRLFSDPNPDAGGRDFKELLNPNALETVTAFLEPGLKAAEPDQRFQFERHGYFVADRVDSQPGKPVFNRVTTLKDSWGK; this comes from the coding sequence ATGAGCAACGAAAAGAACTCCGCGGCGGCAGCAACGCCTGCGCCGTCGTCGAATTTTGTGCGCGCGATCGTCGAATCCGACCTTGCATCGGGCGCCCACCAGCGCGAAGGCCTGCCTTCGGTGATCACCCGCTTCCCGCCGGAGCCGAACGGCTACCTGCATGTGGGCCATGCGAAGTCGATCTGCCTGAACTTCGGCCTGGCGCGCGACTACCAGGGCCGCTGCAACCTGCGCTTCGACGATACCAATCCGGAAAAGGAAGACCAGGAATACGTCGACACCATCATGGACAGCGTCAAGTGGCTGGGCTTCTCCTGGGAGCAAGGCGGCCAGGAGCACCTGCACTACGCCAGCGACTACTTCGACAAGCTGTACGAGATGGCCGAGTACCTGATCAAGGAGGGCAAGGCCTACGTCGACAGCCAGAGCGCCGAGGACATGTCGCGCAATCGCGGCAACTTCGGTACGCCGGGCACCAACTCGCCGTTCCGCAACCGCCCGGTCGAAGAATCGCTGCAAATCTTGCGTGACATGAAGGCCGGCAAGTACAAGGACGGCGAACACGTGCTGCGCGCCAAGATGAGCGAGGATGCGATGTCCTCGCCCATCATGACCAACCGCGACCCGGCCCTGTACCGCATCCGCCACGCGCACCACCACCGCACCGGCGACGCATGGTGCATCTACCCGATGTACGACTACACGCACCCGATCTCGGATGCGCTGGAAAACATTACCCATTCGCTGTGCACGCTGGAATTCCAGGATCACCGCCCGTTCTACGACTGGCTGGTCGATACCCTGGCCGAAGGCGGCTTCTTCCAGCGTCCGGTGCCGCGCCAGTACGAATTCTCGCGCCTGAACCTGACCTATGTGGTGATGTCCAAGCGCAAGCTGCGCCAGCTGGTCGACGAGAACATCGTCAGCGGCTGGGACGACCCGCGCATGCCCACCATCGTCGGCCTGCGCCGCCGCGGCTACACGCCGGAATCGATCCAGCTGTTCTGCGAACGCATCGGCGTCAGCAAGGCCGACGGCTGGATCGACATGAGCACGCTGGAAGGCGCGCTGCGCGACGACCTCGACCCGAAGGCCCCGCGCGCGATCGCGGTGCTGCGTCCGCTGAAGCTGATCGTCGACAATTTCCCGGAAGGCGGACTGGTGGAATGCAGCGCCCCGGTCCATCCGCACCACCCGGAGATGGGCGCCCGCTCCTTCCCGTTCACGAAAGAACTGTGGATCGAGCAGGAAGACTTCATGGAAACCCCGACCAAGGGCTACCACCGCTTCACGCCGCCTGTCGACGGCAAGCCGGGTGCGCGCGTGCGCCTGAAGTACGGCTTCGTGGTCGAGTGCACGGGCTATGACAAGGACGCCGACGGCAAGGTGACCGCGGTCCACGTGAACTATTTCGAAGACTCGAAATCGGGCACCCCGGGCGCCGACAACTACAAGGTCAAGGGCAACATCACCTGGGTCAGCGCCTCGCACGGCTTTGCCGCCGAGGTGCGCCTGTACGACCGCCTGTTCAGCGACCCGAACCCGGACGCCGGCGGTCGCGACTTCAAGGAACTGCTGAATCCGAACGCGCTGGAAACCGTCACCGCCTTCCTCGAGCCGGGCCTGAAGGCGGCCGAGCCCGACCAGCGCTTCCAGTTCGAGCGCCACGGCTATTTCGTGGCCGACCGCGTCGATTCGCAGCCGGGCAAGCCGGTGTTCAACCGTGTGACCACGCTGAAGGATAGCTGGGGCAAGTAA
- a CDS encoding CaiB/BaiF CoA-transferase family protein, producing the protein MASLSHIRVLDLSRVLAGPWCSQNLADLGADVIKIERPDSGDDTRAWGPPYAPDAEGKATGESAYYLSANRGKRSVTVDIASPDGQALLRELARHCDVVLENFKVGQLKRYGLDYESLKAVKPDIVYCSITGFGQDGPYAHRAGYDFLIQGMGGLMSVTGERDELPGGGPQKAGVALTDLMTGMYASIAVLAALTHRDRTGEGQYIDMSLLDTQVAMLANVGSNYLNSGKRPKRWGNAHANIVPYQTFACADGHIIVAAGNDGQYRKFVEAGGRPELAEDERFATNPLRVKNREVLVPLLAGMVRERGRDEWIAMLEDVGVPCGPINNLDEVFANEQVKARGIEIALPHPTAGEVKLVRSPMRMSATPATSDKAPPLLGQHTDEVLAEILGKSSEEIAALKVKKIL; encoded by the coding sequence ATGGCATCACTGAGTCATATCCGCGTGCTCGACCTCTCGCGCGTGCTGGCCGGGCCCTGGTGCTCGCAGAACCTGGCCGACCTCGGCGCCGACGTGATCAAGATCGAGCGCCCCGACAGCGGCGACGATACCCGCGCCTGGGGTCCGCCCTACGCGCCGGATGCCGAGGGCAAGGCGACCGGCGAATCGGCCTATTACCTGTCGGCGAACCGCGGCAAGCGCTCGGTCACGGTCGATATCGCCAGCCCGGACGGCCAGGCGCTGCTGCGCGAACTGGCGCGCCACTGCGACGTCGTGCTGGAGAACTTCAAGGTTGGCCAGCTGAAACGCTACGGCCTGGATTACGAGTCCCTGAAGGCCGTCAAGCCGGACATCGTGTACTGCTCGATCACCGGCTTCGGCCAGGACGGCCCTTATGCGCACCGCGCCGGCTACGACTTCCTGATCCAGGGCATGGGCGGCCTGATGTCGGTCACGGGCGAACGCGACGAGCTGCCGGGCGGCGGCCCGCAGAAGGCCGGCGTGGCCCTGACCGACCTGATGACCGGGATGTACGCGAGCATCGCCGTGCTGGCCGCGCTGACCCACCGCGACCGTACGGGCGAAGGCCAGTACATCGACATGTCCCTGCTCGACACCCAGGTGGCGATGCTGGCGAACGTCGGCAGCAACTACCTGAACAGCGGCAAGCGGCCTAAACGCTGGGGCAATGCGCACGCCAACATCGTGCCCTACCAGACCTTCGCCTGCGCGGACGGCCACATCATCGTCGCCGCCGGCAACGACGGCCAGTACCGGAAATTCGTGGAAGCGGGCGGCCGTCCCGAGCTGGCGGAAGACGAGCGCTTCGCCACCAACCCGCTGCGCGTGAAGAACCGCGAGGTGCTGGTGCCGCTGCTGGCCGGGATGGTGCGGGAACGTGGACGCGACGAGTGGATCGCGATGCTGGAAGACGTGGGCGTGCCCTGCGGGCCGATCAACAACCTGGACGAGGTGTTCGCGAACGAGCAGGTCAAGGCGCGCGGCATCGAGATCGCCCTGCCCCACCCGACCGCCGGCGAGGTGAAGCTGGTGCGCAGCCCGATGCGGATGTCGGCGACGCCGGCCACGAGCGACAAGGCGCCGCCGCTGCTCGGCCAGCATACCGACGAGGTGCTGGCCGAGATCCTGGGCAAGAGCAGCGAAGAAATCGCCGCCTTGAAAGTAAAGAAGATCCTTTAG